The genomic region ACGGCCACGGGCTGGACGCCTGGCTGGTGGAGTTCGGGCCGGACGTGGTCGTCCTGGAGCCCGCGGAGCTGCGGGCCGACGTGGTGGACCGGCTGCGGGCCGTGGCCAAGGGCTGAGGGGGAGCGGACGAGACAGTGGCAGGCAAACCGGTCAGGCCCGTGAACGCCATCGACCAGACCAGACGGATGCTCTCCCTGGTGACGTATCTGAGGGAGCGCCCCGGGGCCCGGGTCGAGGACGTCGCGCGCGCCTTCGGCATCACCGAGGACGAGCTGGTCTCCGACCTCGACGTGCTGCCCATGTGCGGCACCAGCTTCCGCGGCGGCGACCTGCTCGACATCGACACCGACGGCGAGCGGATCTGGTGGCACAACCCGGCCGCCCTCGCGGCGGAGGCGGCCGAGCCGCTCAGGCTCGCCGCCGACGAGGCCACCGCCCTGCTCGTCGCGGCCCGGGCCGTCGCCACCCTGCCCGGGCTGCGCGAGAGCGACCGGCAGGCGCTGCTGCGGGCGACGGCCAAGGTGGAGACCGCGGCCGGCGAGGCGGCGGGCGCCAGCTCGCGGCTGTCGGTGACCTTCGAGTCCGAGGGCGGGGTCTTCGCGGACGTCGACCGGGCGATCGCCGAGCGCCGCCGGCTGTGGATCCGCTACTACTCGCCCGCGCGCGACGAGGTCACCGAGCGGGAGATCGACCCGATCCGCCTGGTCAGCGTCGGGCACACCTACGTCGAGGCCTGGTGCCGCCGCTCGGAGGCGCGCCGCACCTTCCGGCTCGACCGGGTCGCCGAGATCAAGATCCTGGACGAGCCGTCGGCGCCACCGGAGATCGAGCTGCGGGACCTGTCCGAGGCGCTGGTGCAGCCCGCGGCCGAGGACCCGGAGGTCGTGGTCGAGGTCGGGCCCGGCGGTCGCTGGGTCGCCGAGTACTACCCGCACGACAGCGCGGAGGAGCTCGCCGACGGCGGGCTGCGCATCACTCTGCGGACCCCCGACCCGGCGTCGCTGCGCCGCCTGGCGCTGCGGCTCGGGCGGGACGGCCGCATCGTGTCGCCGCCCGAGCTGGCGGACAGCGCCCGGCAGGCGGCCCGCGAGGCGCTGGCGGCGTACGACGGGATCGAGGCCGTGGCGGCGGTCGGCGGGGCGGAGGCCGCCGACGCGGATGGGCCGCGTGCGGTGCACGCCGTCGCGGACGGGCCGGACGGCAGACGCGAGTGAGCCGCGGGTGCCACCGGCGTCGACGGCCGGACCCGGCCGTCCCGCGACACCGGCCGTGGCGCCCCGGAGGCGAACGACCCGAGAAAGAGGAGCCAGGGCTGTGAGCGAGTCGGTGACGTCCGGTGCGATGGGCATGACGGTGGAGTCCGCGTTCGCCGGGATGAGAAGCGTGACCCCGGTGGTGTTCCGGGCGGGCTGCCCGGACTGCCGGGAGCGCTTCGAGCTCACCGCGGGCGCCCTGCGCCTCGCCATCGGCGCCACGAGCCGTACGACTTTCTACTCCTTCACCTGCCCGGAGTGCGGCGCCTCCGTCCGCAAGCCCGCGGGGGAGCGGATCGTGGAACTGCTCACCGGCGGCGGCGTGCGCACCCTGCGGCTGCACTCCACCGTCTAGTGGGCCGGGGCATCCGGACCGTCAGGAGGGTCTAGGCTCGGCGTCATGTTCTGGCCGATGTTCGCGATTGCCATGGGATTCGTGGGTCTCGCCGTGCTCGGGGTGCTCGCCGTGCGGGTCTTCGTCGAGGCACAGCGCCTGGGCAGCCAGGTCACGGACTCGGCGCGCCGGATCAACCGGGCCGCGGAGGACCTCGAACGGGCGGCGGAGAGCACGGCCCGGTCCGTGGACGCCCTGTGAGCTGTCCGGCAGGCGGCTGTGAGTCCGGCTTCGGGACACTTCGCCCTGTCACCTCGGTGGTTCGGACAGGTACTCTGCTGGTCGCGGCCCGGTTAACGAGGCACTGGCCGCGGACGGGAGTACGCACAGGGGATGCAGAGGGATTGCCCCACGTTTACCCCTGAGCGTTACGATCGCTGTCAACACGATCGTTCGGACACATGTCCGACCGGTCGGACAGCACCCCACCACAGCCGCCTCGGTGAGAAGGTAAAGACTTATGTTCGGAAGGCTCGGAGCCCCCGAGATCATTCTCATCCTCGTCGTCATCATCCTGCTGTTCGGCGCGAAGAAGCTTCCGGACATGGCTCGGTCGCTCGGCAAGTCGGCCCGCATCCTCAAGAGCGAGGCCAAGGCCATGAAGGACGAAGGCAAGTCGTCCACGACCCCGGCCGGCCCGCCCAACAACGACGAGCCCTCGCAGCGCACCATCCAGGCCGCCCCCGGCGACGTGACCAGCTCGCGCCCGGTCAACGAGCCGACGGACACGACCAAGCGCTGACGCAGGGCCGGTGACCTCCGGCCCGCCGCACGAGATGGGAACGTGGGTTGCTGAAGTCTGCCCGCAAGCAGGAGAGGGATCCCGAGGGGCGCATGCCCCTCGCGGAGCACCTTCGCGAGCTCCGCAACCGGCTCGCCAAGGCGATGCTGGCGATCGTCGTCGTCACGGTCTTCGCCGCCTTCTTCTACAACGACATCATCAACTTGATCACCAAGCCGATCCTCGACTCGGTCGGCTGTGACAAGACCTTCGCGGAACTGGCCAAGTCGCAGCCCGGCTCGAAGCCGTGTGCGCAGATCACCATCAACGGCCTGCTCACCCCCTTCACGCTGGCGCTGAAGGTGTCCCTGATGGCCGGTGTCGTGCTGGCCTCGCCGATCTGGCTCTACCAGCTGTGGGCCTTCGTCGCGCCCGGTCTGCACCGGCACGAGAAGAAGTACGCCTACGCCTTCGTCGGCACGGGCGCCCCGCTGTTCGTCGTCGGCGCCTACTTCGCGTACACGGTCCTTCCCACCACGGCGAAGGTGCTGCTCGAGTTCACCCCGGGCGGCACGTCCAACCTCCTTCCGCTGGACGACCTGCTCGACCTGGTCATGCGGATGGTGCTCGTCTTCGGCCTCTCGTTCGAGCTGCCCCTGCTGCTGGTCATGCTCAACCTCACCGGGGTGCTCACCGGTAAGCGCATGCTCGGCTGGTGGCGCGGCATGATCATGGCCATCACGGTGTTCGCGGCCGTCGCCACACCCAGCACCGACCCCCTGACCATGCTGGCCCTCGCGGCGCCGATCTGGATCCTGTACTTCGCCGCCGTCGCCTTCTCCCTGATCAACGACCGCCGGCGCAGCCGTCGCGAGGCCCTGGGCCCCGCCGACGACGAGGCCTCCGAGCTGGACCTCACGCCCGAGGACATCGGCGAGATCGAGCCCGTGACCACCAGCCGCGCCGCCCTGCCCGAGCAGGCGAGCGGAGACCGCACGGACCGGGTCAACGGTTATGACGACGTGACCTGAAGATCGGCAGGCAGCTCATAGGGTCGGTCGCGTGACCAGCGAGATCACCCTCTTCGTCAATCCCACCGCGGGTCGCGGCCGGGGCGCCCGCGCGGCGCAGCCGGCCGCTTCCGCTTTGCGGGCGGCCGGTTTCTCGGTCCGTACGGTGCTCGGCGAGGACGCCGAGGACGCGCTCGCACGCGCGCGTGCCGCCGTCGAGGGCGGCACCGGGGCGCTGATAGCCGTCGGCGGCGACGGCATGGCCAACCTCGCGCTGCGGGCGGTCGCCGGCACGGGCACCCCGCTCGGCCTGGTCGCCGTCGGCACCGGCAACGACTTCGCCCGCGCCCTCGGCCTGCCCGTGCGCGAGCCGGCCGCCGCGGGGCGCATGATCGCCGACGCCCTCAAGTGCGGCCGGCTCCGCGACATCGACCTCGGTCAGGTGGGGGACCGCTGGTTCGGCACGGTCCTCGCCTCCGGCTTCGACTCCCGGGTCAACGACCGGGGCAACCGCATGAGGTGGCCGTCCGGCCGCTTCAAGTACGACCTCGCGATGATCGCCGAACTCGCGGCGTTCCGGCCCGTCCCGTACCGGATCCGGCTCGACGACGGCGAGATCCGCGAGGTCGAGGCGACCCTCATCGCCGTCGGCAACGGCTCGTCGTACGGCGGCGGCATGCGGATCTGCCCCGGCGCCGACCTGACCGACGGACTGTTCGACATCACCGTGGTCGGGGACTGCGACCGTACGACGCTGCTGCGGGTGTTTCCGCGGGTGTACCGGGGGACGCACGTCGAGCATCCGCAGGTGACCGTGGTGCGGGCGGCGCGGGTCGAGATCGCCGCCGCGGGCATCACCGGTTACGCGGACGGGGAACCGCTGGGCCCGCTGCCGCTGAGCGCGCGCTGCGTGCGCGGGGGCGTGCGGGTCGTCGGCCCCTGAGGCCCGCTGCCCCTGAGCTGCGCCGATCCCCGGTTTCACAGGAACGGATCCGGATAATGATCGTCCTGTTGTCAGTGCGGCCCGGTACGCTCGAAAGCACGATGACAGAGGATCTCTCACCGGCCGAGCGGTACGCGGCAGCCCGCAAGCGTGCTGCCGAGCAGGCCACCGCGCTCGCCTCCTTCCGCGAGATGTACGACTTCGGCCTCGACCCCTTCCAGATCGAGGCCTGCCAGGCACTCGAGGCGGGGAAGGGCGTCCTGG from Streptomyces chartreusis NRRL 3882 harbors:
- a CDS encoding helix-turn-helix transcriptional regulator → MAGKPVRPVNAIDQTRRMLSLVTYLRERPGARVEDVARAFGITEDELVSDLDVLPMCGTSFRGGDLLDIDTDGERIWWHNPAALAAEAAEPLRLAADEATALLVAARAVATLPGLRESDRQALLRATAKVETAAGEAAGASSRLSVTFESEGGVFADVDRAIAERRRLWIRYYSPARDEVTEREIDPIRLVSVGHTYVEAWCRRSEARRTFRLDRVAEIKILDEPSAPPEIELRDLSEALVQPAAEDPEVVVEVGPGGRWVAEYYPHDSAEELADGGLRITLRTPDPASLRRLALRLGRDGRIVSPPELADSARQAAREALAAYDGIEAVAAVGGAEAADADGPRAVHAVADGPDGRRE
- the tatA gene encoding Sec-independent protein translocase subunit TatA, coding for MFGRLGAPEIILILVVIILLFGAKKLPDMARSLGKSARILKSEAKAMKDEGKSSTTPAGPPNNDEPSQRTIQAAPGDVTSSRPVNEPTDTTKR
- the tatC gene encoding twin-arginine translocase subunit TatC translates to MLKSARKQERDPEGRMPLAEHLRELRNRLAKAMLAIVVVTVFAAFFYNDIINLITKPILDSVGCDKTFAELAKSQPGSKPCAQITINGLLTPFTLALKVSLMAGVVLASPIWLYQLWAFVAPGLHRHEKKYAYAFVGTGAPLFVVGAYFAYTVLPTTAKVLLEFTPGGTSNLLPLDDLLDLVMRMVLVFGLSFELPLLLVMLNLTGVLTGKRMLGWWRGMIMAITVFAAVATPSTDPLTMLALAAPIWILYFAAVAFSLINDRRRSRREALGPADDEASELDLTPEDIGEIEPVTTSRAALPEQASGDRTDRVNGYDDVT
- a CDS encoding diacylglycerol kinase, whose translation is MTSEITLFVNPTAGRGRGARAAQPAASALRAAGFSVRTVLGEDAEDALARARAAVEGGTGALIAVGGDGMANLALRAVAGTGTPLGLVAVGTGNDFARALGLPVREPAAAGRMIADALKCGRLRDIDLGQVGDRWFGTVLASGFDSRVNDRGNRMRWPSGRFKYDLAMIAELAAFRPVPYRIRLDDGEIREVEATLIAVGNGSSYGGGMRICPGADLTDGLFDITVVGDCDRTTLLRVFPRVYRGTHVEHPQVTVVRAARVEIAAAGITGYADGEPLGPLPLSARCVRGGVRVVGP